Proteins encoded together in one Desulfovibrio sp. Huiquan2017 window:
- a CDS encoding DUF1848 domain-containing protein — translation MKWRKVQHKSHGASVDAIAPEIISASRSTDIPAFYSKWFFNRLEAGYSKWINPFNRRAQFISFENTRAIIFWSKNPKPLLPHLHILDKKQIGYYIQFTMNDYEEEGLEPSVPSLASRIETFKALSDRIGPDRVIWRFDPLIFTDSINPTKLLSKIKKVGDLLSGYTSKLVFSFADICNYKKVQNNLKRQNITHRDFTLSEIELLSSEISNLCSQWGIPAFTCGESVDLSEFGIHHNKCIDDKLILKITNNHPDILRLFGLDSPEQLSLLAPKPKQKNLKDTGQRNECGCILSKDVGQYNTCPHRCVYCYANTSDNVVAKNVRAFRPDGESIIPE, via the coding sequence ATGAAATGGCGAAAAGTTCAGCATAAAAGTCATGGGGCATCAGTAGACGCCATTGCCCCAGAAATAATCTCAGCAAGTCGATCAACAGATATCCCTGCGTTCTACTCTAAGTGGTTTTTTAATCGTCTTGAAGCTGGCTATTCGAAATGGATCAACCCTTTTAACCGAAGAGCGCAATTTATCTCGTTTGAGAACACGCGAGCTATAATTTTCTGGAGTAAGAATCCTAAGCCTTTGCTGCCACATCTCCACATCCTCGATAAAAAACAAATTGGGTACTACATCCAATTCACAATGAACGATTACGAGGAAGAAGGGTTAGAACCTAGTGTCCCTTCACTAGCTTCAAGGATTGAGACATTTAAAGCACTATCTGATCGAATTGGCCCGGACAGAGTTATATGGCGATTTGACCCGCTAATTTTTACTGATTCGATCAATCCAACGAAACTTCTCAGCAAAATAAAAAAGGTTGGCGACCTTTTGTCTGGGTATACTTCAAAACTCGTTTTCAGCTTTGCAGATATTTGCAACTATAAGAAAGTCCAGAACAATTTAAAACGGCAAAATATCACTCACAGGGACTTCACTCTTTCTGAAATTGAACTTCTGTCATCAGAGATATCTAATTTATGCTCTCAATGGGGAATACCGGCATTTACTTGCGGCGAAAGTGTCGATCTTTCCGAATTCGGCATTCATCACAACAAGTGCATTGACGACAAACTTATTTTGAAGATCACAAACAATCACCCTGACATCCTCAGGTTGTTCGGTCTTGATTCCCCTGAACAGTTAAGCTTGCTCGCGCCTAAGCCAAAACAAAAAAACTTGAAAGACACCGGACAAAGAAATGAGTGCGGCTGTATTCTTAGTAAAGATGTTGGGCAATACAACACATGTCCACATAGATGCGTATATTGCTACGCAAACACATCAGACAACGTTGTAGCCAAGAACGTCAGAGCTTTTAGGCCTGACGGTGAATCAATCATTCCGGAATAA